The stretch of DNA GCGCTGGCCGGTCCCAAGGTCACCCTCAAAGCCCGTCTGCAGGCCTGAACCGACACACGGGGGCGGGCACCCGCGGGTGCCCGCCCATTTCAATTGCAACGGCCCCTGACGGATCACGCGGGGCCGTCGTCCTGCCCGGGAGAACCCCATGGCCGAATCGAAACTGTACTCCGGCAAATCGATCCAGGTCGAGTTCAATGCCCGCCGCTGCCTGCATGCCGGAGAGTGCGTGCGCACCCTGCCCGCCGTGTTCGACACGGCCCAGCGTCCCTGGATCATGCCCGACGAGGGCGGCGCGGCCGAGATCGAGCGTGCCGTGGCACTTTGCCCCACGGGCGCCCTCTCCTGCAGGCGCGTGGATGGCACCACCCCCGAGGAGTTCCCTCTGGGCAACCAGGTGGTCGTCTCCGCCAATGGCCCGCTCTACCTGCGGGGCCGGATCGAGCTGACGCGCCTGGACGGCACGGTGCAACACATGAAGGCCGCCGCACTCTGCCGCTGTGGCAACAGCTCCAACCGGCCCTTCTGCGACGGCAGCCACCGCCGCGCCCCGTTCAAGGCCGAAGGCAGCCCCGGCTACCGCAGCCTGAGTCCCACTCCCGATTCGGGCCCGCTCAAGGTCAGTTTCCGCGAACATGGCCCGATCCTGCTCTCGGGACATTGGATCCTGCGTCACACGAGCGAGCCCGAAACCTGCACGGGCGGAGCCCTCTGCCGCTGCGGCGCCTCGTCCCGCAAGCCCCACTGCGACGGAAGCCACCGCCAGGCCGGCTTCCAGGATTG from Candidatus Delongbacteria bacterium encodes:
- a CDS encoding CDGSH iron-sulfur domain-containing protein; its protein translation is MAESKLYSGKSIQVEFNARRCLHAGECVRTLPAVFDTAQRPWIMPDEGGAAEIERAVALCPTGALSCRRVDGTTPEEFPLGNQVVVSANGPLYLRGRIELTRLDGTVQHMKAAALCRCGNSSNRPFCDGSHRRAPFKAEGSPGYRSLSPTPDSGPLKVSFREHGPILLSGHWILRHTSEPETCTGGALCRCGASSRKPHCDGSHRQAGFQD